From the Selenomonadales bacterium genome, the window GCTGCGGCCTCGAATGCTTTTATGGCCGCTTCCGGCGTACCCTTTTTGGCAAAAATGGCGCGCATCGGCCCAAGGTAGGAGTCAATATTGCGCTCACCCGTGGCGGTGACATCGGGCAATATGGCGATACGGCGCTCGGCCGCTACCACGATTGCCTGCATATCGCCGGCTGCGAGCAGTCCCTTTACCTCGGCCGGGCCCACTACAGCAAGGTGCACATGCCCGCCGAGCACGGCTGCGTTAAGCTCTGCGCCTGTGCTAAACGGCACTAGCGGCACTTCTACGCCTGCTTCGAGGAAGGTCTGTCGAATCATAAAGGCGTCTAGTCCAGTTACAGTTAGCACTCCCGCTTTAACTACGCCCGGATTTGCTCTGATGTGGGCCAGCAATTCGTCAAAGTTCCTAAACGGGGCCCTAGCCGAAGCTACGAGAATGTTTGTATCATGCACAAGTCGTACTACCGGGATAAAGGCATCCATGGGGTTAACGCTGGTGAGTCCTTGGAAGTGCGCTAGAAGGTGCGACTGCGTGCCGAGCATAAAAGTGTAGCCGTCAGCCGGCTGCCGGTTGGCATGCTCAAACCCCATTACGCCGCCGCCGCCGGAGACATTGTTGACGACTACCGGCACCCCTAAGGCTCGCTCAAGATGAGGAGCAAAAGCCCGCACGGTGGTGTCGGCTCCGCCGCCTGCGCCCCAAGGTACAATAATCTCAACGCTGCGGGTGAACTTAAATTCTTCTTGCGCTTGTCTGCGAGCGCATCCGGTAAAGGCCAGAGCGAGAACGAGCAACAAAGCCACAACTAAAGACAACCGTTTGTTCACTGTTTTACCTCCTTGATTGTGTGATATGTGGTACCTATGGATTCGCACCGTCACCTGTGGCGGTAGAGATTGATCAAGCCCCCTTTCAAGAGAGTCTGCCGCTCCTCCGGAGTTAAAACCCCTACGGTGAGACGGATTTCGCGCGGAGCCGCGCCGAGGATGTAGGCACAGATGTCGACTTGCCCCAGTTCCAGGACCCGCCTGATGTCGGGGATATAGAGATAATCGCCGCAAGTCAATTTTGGGTCTTCTTGTATAAGGAAGGGCAGGATTCCCCAGTTGATTAGGTTAGCGCGATAGCGCCGTGTGGCGTAGGCATGGGCAATGTTTGCCCAACCACCGAGCACCCTTTGCGAAGAAGCTGCCTGCTCACGCGCCGAGCCGTCGCCAATCTTTTTGGCACAGATTACGCTTCCTAAGCCGATAGCTGCGTATCCTAGCTCTTCGTTGCTACGCAAGCGGCTGAAAACTGCCGTAAGCTCGGGAAAATGCGTGCTTAGGTCATG encodes:
- a CDS encoding tripartite tricarboxylate transporter substrate binding protein; amino-acid sequence: MNKRLSLVVALLLVLALAFTGCARRQAQEEFKFTRSVEIIVPWGAGGGADTTVRAFAPHLERALGVPVVVNNVSGGGGVMGFEHANRQPADGYTFMLGTQSHLLAHFQGLTSVNPMDAFIPVVRLVHDTNILVASARAPFRNFDELLAHIRANPGVVKAGVLTVTGLDAFMIRQTFLEAGVEVPLVPFSTGAELNAAVLGGHVHLAVVGPAEVKGLLAAGDMQAIVVAAERRIAILPDVTATGERNIDSYLGPMRAIFAKKGTPEAAIKAFEAAAVKAHATAEFQAWMKANALDQRPAFANTADLKKIWEEQNTTLKELFDRFK